A window of the Lolium perenne isolate Kyuss_39 chromosome 7, Kyuss_2.0, whole genome shotgun sequence genome harbors these coding sequences:
- the LOC139833837 gene encoding uncharacterized protein: MLALLQETEQENIRHHHHSFKANSKYNYKASGAAEKAKFPVRADDTKKPDKPRWDDKLESLRAYRKSKGECFTCGEKWNRTHKCPDKVPLHVLEELLDALPPGGDASTESPDDMSSEDELMCVELAAVAEARPTRRRTIRLHGRVGQQEVLILVDSGSGASFVDAALVEKLHMNKEQCAPSRFVVANGETMTSDHLVRQLSWQCQGNSFQQDMKILPLNCYDIILGGDWLEEFNPMWVHWRQRRMRFRHRGKKITLLGIQDNGSVGQPINCKGFFAEEQWRSVSMSNQYIKMAFTGWKCYRAVTSLQSLNARPYRYAPHQKDEIERQIHQMLRQGIIRHSSSPFASPVLLVRKKDATFQGVMNHIFEKMLRKGVLVFMDDILIYSPTLEEHRQQVREVLQILRAHQLQLKQTKCTFAQQNLEYLGHVIGTAGVATDSSKIATVQAWPRPTTLKHLRGFLGLTGYYRKFIKNYGMISRPLTQLLRKGTLFQWTPSTEEAFTTLKSALVQAPVLALPDFAKTFVVETDACQYGVGAVLMQDGHPIAYLKESAEP; this comes from the exons ATGCTTGCCTTGTTACAGGAAACAGAGCAGGAAAACATTCGACATCATCACCACTCCTTCAAGGCAAACTCCAAGTACAATTACAAGGCCAGTGGAGCAGCAGAGAAGGCCAAATTTCCGGTCCGTGCTGATGATACGAAGAAACCGGACAAGCCTCGCTGGGATGATAAGCTCGAGTCTCTGCGCGCGTACCGCAAGTCCAAGGGAGAGTGCTTTACTTGTGGCGAGAAATGGAACCGCACCCACAAGTGCCCTGACAAGGTTCCCCTCCACGTTTTGGAGGAGTTACTGGACGCGCTGCCACCAGGAGGGGATGCCAGCACGGAGAGCCCAGATGACATGAGTTCCGAGGATGAGCTCATGTGTGTCGAACTAGCAGCAGTTGCTGAAGCAAGGCCGACGCGCCGTCGTACGATTCGCCTACATGGTCGTGTTGGCCAACAAGAGGTGCTAATTCTTGTGGATTCTGGGAGCGGAGCGTCATTTGTGGATGCAGCATTGGTGGAAAAGCTGCATATGAACAAGGAACAGTGTGCGCCATCGCGTTTTGTCGTCGCCAACGGCGAGACCATGACAAGTGATCACCTGGTGCGGCAACTGTCTTGGCAGTGTCAAGGGAACTCCTTCCAGCAGGACATGAAGATTCTTCCACTCAACTGTTATGACATTATCCTTGGCGGCgactggttggaagaattcaatccCATGTGGGTGCATTGGCGTCAACGACGTATGAGGTTCCGCCATCGGGGGAAGAAAATCACACTGCTCGGCATCCAGGACAATGGCAGTGTTGGCCAGCCTATCAACTGCAAGGGCTTCTTCGCCGAGGAGCAGTGGCGCAGTGTATCCATGTCCAACCAGTACATCAAGATGGCATTCACAGGATGGAAGTGTTACAGGGCAGTGACTTCCCTACAGAGTT TGAATGCCCGCCCGTACCGATATGCACCACATCAGAAGGATGAAATTGAGCGGCAGATTCATCAGATGCTGAGGCAAGGGATAATTCGTCACAGCTCAAGCCCATTTGCGTCGCCTGTGCTATTGGTGAGGAAGAAGGATG CAACCTTTCAAGGGGTCATGAACCACATTTTCGAGAAGATGCTGAGAAAGGGAGTCTTGGTATTCATGGACGACATCTTAATCTACTCTCCAACCCTAGAAGAACACCGACAGCAAGTCCGGGAGGTGCTCCAAATTCTCCGAGCTCATCAGTTGCAGCTCAAGCAGACAAAATGCACTTTTGCTCAGCAGAATCTGGAGTACTTAGGGCATGTGATTGGCACAGCCGGAGTCGCCACGGACAGCTCCAAGATTGCCACGGTGCAGGCCTGGCcacggccaacgacacttaagcaCCTGCGAGGGTTCCTTGGTCTCACAGGGTACTACCGTAAATTCATCAAGAATTATGGGATGATCAGTAGGCCACTCACACAGCTGTTACGTAAGGGCACGTTGTTCCAGTGGACACCAAGCACAGAGGAGGCATTCACTACTCTGAAGAGTGCGCTAGTTCAAGCTCCAGTCCTAGCACTCCCAGACTTCGCCAAAACCTTTGTAGTGGAAACTGATGCATGCCAGTATGGTGTGGGGGCAGTGCTGATGCAGGATGGACACCCCATTGCATACCTCAAAGAAAGCGCTGAGCCCTAA